A segment of the Cohnella algarum genome:
GCCGATTCCGAAAACACGCATCTAATCAACGAGCTGGGCATTCCGGTTGCGGTTATCGGCATCCGCGGCGCGGTCGTTGCGGCAAGTCCCGACGGCATTCTGGTGACGTCCAAGGAGGAAAGCCCGCGCATCAAGGATGTGATCGACGACGTGCGGCAGCGGCCGATGTACGAGGAGCGGCGATGGGGGCGTTACCGCGTCGTGGATTACGTGAAATATCCGGAAGGGTACGAGGTGCTGACGAAGCGCATTCTGATTCGGGCCGGCCGGTGGATCAGCTACCAGTTGCACTACAAACGGAGCGAAATCTGGACGATCGTCAGCGGCGTGGCGGATATCGTCATCAACGACAAGCCGTATCAAGTAAAGCCGGGGGACGTCGTGCGCATTCCCGAAGGAACGAAGCACAGCATCAAGGGGATAACCGACGTGGAACTTATCGAGGTGCAAACGGGCAGCGAGCTGATCGAGGAGGATATCGTCCGGATTTGCGCCGACTGGAACGATATCCCCATCCATCAGTTTATTTGACGGGCGAGACCGGTTGTAGGCGCGCGGTCGCCGGTTCATGGGAAGCGGCGAGAACGTCTTCATTTTAGTGCATTCAAGGACGCCGGAAGGCGTCCTTTCGTCGTCCTGAAAAATGATTAAATGCCTCGCCACCATATATTTCTCGAAATCGACTCGGCCTCCGCGGATCCAGTTGGGTCGTGATTACTCATCTCAACCCGCCAAACGTACATAGCCGAACGTATTAGAGTAAAAATGACTCCTTTCGCCGCCTCCGCACGCACGCTGACGATCCAGTTGGGTCGTGATTACTCATCTCAACCCGCCAGACGCACATAGCCGCTCGCAGTTGAGTAAAAATGACCCATCTCACCGCCTCCGCACGCACGCTGACGATCCAGTTGGGTCGTGATTACTCATCTCAACCCGCCAGACGCACATAGCCGCTCGCAGTTGAGTAAAAATGACCCATTTCGCCGCCTCCGCACGCACGCTGACCTTTTTTCGGACCCGCTCAGGGAACGTGAGAACGGCGCGAGAGATGCTGCGTTCCGATCCCCGAAGAATGGCCGTCAGCCTTCCTTCCGACACGATCCTCTAGTATTTCCCATAAAATTAGGCGTATATTGACAACGATTGTCGCTTCATAATTATGAAAATATTCACTCTTTTTATTTTTATTAACTCCATATAAAATGGGCTACAAAAGGAAAACGGAGCCGTTTCGCCGCCGCCGTTTCGGCTCCGTTCGGGCGGCGGCCCGGCGACAGCCCGGGCGCGACGGCCGCCGGAAGGAGGAGGCCATGAGGAAGCCCGCGGCATTGTTGAAATCGGTATCCTTGTTCGGAGCGGCCGCCGTGCTCGGCTGCGGCTGCAGCCTTTTCTCCGCCCCTTCCGTTTCGCACTCGGATGCCAGCGCCCCGTTGCCCGACGTTTCGATCGTCATCAACGGACTGGACATGCCTTATCCGGAAGGGATGGACGAGAACGACAATCCGTATCTCGATTATATCGAAAGCCATACCGGCCTCGACGTGGACGTGCTGCTGCCGCCGCTCGACGTTTACGAAGACAAGCTGAACGCGATCATGGCTTCGGGCGTGCTGCCCGACCTGATCAACGTGAGCAACGGGGTATGGGTGGACAATTATGTCCGGCAAGGCGCGCTTCTCCCCCTCGACGACCTGCTGGAGAGCTATGGGCGGAACTTGCTGGAAAACATCCCCGAGGCGCTTTGGGATCAAGTCCGCTACGAGGGGGAAATTTACGCGATTCCGAGCGAGTACGAGGTCAAGGGGATGGAGCTGATGTACGTCCGCAAGGACTGGCTTGACAGGCTCGGACTTGCGCCCCCGACGACGCTGGACGAATATGCCGAAGTCATTCGCGCCTTTGCGGAAGACGACCCGGACGGCAACGGCATCGACGATACATACGGCCTTATTTTGACGGAAGAGCTTGGCCGCTCGAGCCCATTCTTCGGCGCGTTCGGCACCCAGCCGGACCAGTGGCTCGAGCGGGACGGACAGCTTGTCTACGGCGGCATCGTGCCGGAGACGAAGGAAGCGCTGGCTTTTCTGGCGCGCCTGTACGCCGAAGGCTGGCTGGAGCCGATGTTTCCGCTCAACCAGACGGCGAATCTCGCCGAGCAGGTCGAGGCGGGCAAAATCGGCCTGTACTCGGCCGCCTGGTACGATACGCGCGGCATTATCCGTAACAGCAAGGCGCACAATCCCGCGGCGGAATGGATTGCGCTGGAATACCCTGTCGGTCCCCATGGCGATTCCGGCGTGTACGCAACGAAGCCGGTCCGGTCCTACAACGTCATTCCGGCGGGGAGCGACCATCCCGAGGCGGCGGTGCAGTTTCTCGATTTTACGGCGGGGGAAGGGTACGAAACGCTGAAGCTCGGCTTCGAAAACGAAGTCTGGCGCATGGAAAACGGCCGGATGAAGACCGATTTCAAGGAGCACAACAAGCACCAGTACAGAGGCATCTATCAGGCGCTGACGGATTACTATAATCCGGAATTGAACGAACAGCGCTTCGACTCGCTCGGCGAGTTCCATCTGACGGAAAATTTGCGCATCATCGAACGAAATATCGTTCCGGATGCGTTCGTCGGCTTGGCGACGCCGTCGATGAGCCGATACATGCGCGAGCTGAAGGAGCTGCAGACGAGCGTGTTCGACCGGATCGTCCTCGGACTCGAGCCGCTTGACGCCTTCGACGAGTTCGTCGCGGATTGGCATGCCGCCGGGGGAGCCGAAACGACCCGCGAAGTCAACGAATGGTACCGCGCGCAGAAGAGGGGAACGGGGCGATAGGGCATGCGAATCGGGATCGGCGGAATCCGGGAGGCGTTTTCCCGCAACATCCAGTTCAGGTTGACCTTTTACTTTCTGATCATTCTGCTGCCGCTGATGACGATCAGCATTTACGCCGTCGAGCAGTCCAAGCGGAATTTGTACGAGCAGACGATCGAGCGCGCCGAGCTTGCGCTTTCGTCCACGATGGACTATATGAATCTGACGCTGCAAAACGCGGAACAGCTGTCGACGATCATCGCGACCGATCCGACGCTGCTCGGGCTGCTCGAAGGCATCGAGCCGGAGCTTTCGGCGCAGTCGATCATGGATTTTTCGGAAATTTTGAAGCAGTTGTCGAATTTGAAGTCGAGCAACCCGTTCGCGCAGAAAATATCCGTCTACCACGCCGCGTCCAATACGCTCGTCTCGACCAGCTACGGCGCGAGGAAGCTGACGAACGGGGAGCAGCAGTGGATTTCCGCGACGGTGGATCGGATCGGCACCGGCATTTTGTACAAAACCGGGACCGACGTCGTCCTGGATTTGGCGACGAACAGCCCGGAGCTGCTGTCCGACAGCCTGTCGCTCGTCCGCTCCATGGATTTGTACAATTTGCGAAGGCAGCCGAACGCGCTCATCATCTCGCTGGACAAGAGCAAGCTGCGGAGCATGATCCGGTCGCTGCTTCCTTCGCCCAACGCTTACGTTTCCTTGTACGGGCAGGACGGTTCGATGATCGTCGGGGAAGGGCGGGCCGACACGGAAGCGGCGTTCCGGACGGCCCCCTCCTCCATGCTCTCCGCCGCGATCCAGTCGGAGTACTCCGGCTGGCGGATGACGCTGCTCCAGCCGAAAAACGAAGTGTTCAGCCGGACGAACCAGCTTCAGGGCTACATTTATCTGATCGTCGGGCTCAGCGTTTTGCTCGCGGTCGTCATTTCCTGGACGGTGTACCGGGGCATCGCCGCGCCGGTCAAGCGCCTGGCCCGCGGCATGAAGCGAATGAGCGCCGGCGTGCTCGACGTAACGGTCGACCACAAGCGCAAGGACGAGCTCGGCTTTCTGATGAACGCCTTCAACCAGATGGCGCTCTACCAGAAGCACCTGATCGAGGATCATTACGAGCAGCAGCTGCGCATCGCGCGGACGGAGCTGAAATTTTTGCAGTCCCAGATCAATCCGCATTTTTTGTACAATACGCTCGATTCCATCTACTGGACCTCCAAAAACTACGAGGCCGGCGAAATCGAGGAGATGGTGCTCAATCTCTCGAAATTTTTCCGGCTGAGCCTTAACAAGGGCAAGGACGTCATCCCGGTCCGGGAAAGCATCGAGCATCTTCACTATTACGTCCGCATTCAGCAGCTGAAGTTTTTGGACAGCTTTTCCGTGCGGTACGAAATCGAGCCCGAGGCGGAATCCGTGCCGATTTTGAAGCTGCTGCTGCAGCCGCTTGTCGAAAACGCGATTTTGCACGGGATGGAAGGTCGCGAGGACGGGGGAGAGCTGGTCGTCTCCGGCCGGATCGACGGGCCCGATCTCGTGCTGGAGGTGCGGGACAACGGGAAGGGAATGCCTTACGAGCGCCTCGCTCTGCTGCATGCCGAGCTGGACGGGCTGAAGCAGCGCGATTTCCGGCTGCTGTCCCTCGCCGAGGAGGAGCGCGCGGATTTCTTCGGGCTGCGCAACATTATGACCCGGATGCTGCTCTATTACGGCCCGGAGGCCGATTTGAAAATCGACAGCGCGGAAAACGGCGGGACGGCGGCGGCGATCCGGATTCCGC
Coding sequences within it:
- a CDS encoding extracellular solute-binding protein, translating into MRKPAALLKSVSLFGAAAVLGCGCSLFSAPSVSHSDASAPLPDVSIVINGLDMPYPEGMDENDNPYLDYIESHTGLDVDVLLPPLDVYEDKLNAIMASGVLPDLINVSNGVWVDNYVRQGALLPLDDLLESYGRNLLENIPEALWDQVRYEGEIYAIPSEYEVKGMELMYVRKDWLDRLGLAPPTTLDEYAEVIRAFAEDDPDGNGIDDTYGLILTEELGRSSPFFGAFGTQPDQWLERDGQLVYGGIVPETKEALAFLARLYAEGWLEPMFPLNQTANLAEQVEAGKIGLYSAAWYDTRGIIRNSKAHNPAAEWIALEYPVGPHGDSGVYATKPVRSYNVIPAGSDHPEAAVQFLDFTAGEGYETLKLGFENEVWRMENGRMKTDFKEHNKHQYRGIYQALTDYYNPELNEQRFDSLGEFHLTENLRIIERNIVPDAFVGLATPSMSRYMRELKELQTSVFDRIVLGLEPLDAFDEFVADWHAAGGAETTREVNEWYRAQKRGTGR
- a CDS encoding sensor histidine kinase is translated as MRIGIGGIREAFSRNIQFRLTFYFLIILLPLMTISIYAVEQSKRNLYEQTIERAELALSSTMDYMNLTLQNAEQLSTIIATDPTLLGLLEGIEPELSAQSIMDFSEILKQLSNLKSSNPFAQKISVYHAASNTLVSTSYGARKLTNGEQQWISATVDRIGTGILYKTGTDVVLDLATNSPELLSDSLSLVRSMDLYNLRRQPNALIISLDKSKLRSMIRSLLPSPNAYVSLYGQDGSMIVGEGRADTEAAFRTAPSSMLSAAIQSEYSGWRMTLLQPKNEVFSRTNQLQGYIYLIVGLSVLLAVVISWTVYRGIAAPVKRLARGMKRMSAGVLDVTVDHKRKDELGFLMNAFNQMALYQKHLIEDHYEQQLRIARTELKFLQSQINPHFLYNTLDSIYWTSKNYEAGEIEEMVLNLSKFFRLSLNKGKDVIPVRESIEHLHYYVRIQQLKFLDSFSVRYEIEPEAESVPILKLLLQPLVENAILHGMEGREDGGELVVSGRIDGPDLVLEVRDNGKGMPYERLALLHAELDGLKQRDFRLLSLAEEERADFFGLRNIMTRMLLYYGPEADLKIDSAENGGTAAAIRIPLARCRYEQNPDETEEDGKKAG